In one Cygnus atratus isolate AKBS03 ecotype Queensland, Australia chromosome 14, CAtr_DNAZoo_HiC_assembly, whole genome shotgun sequence genomic region, the following are encoded:
- the ATOX1 gene encoding copper transport protein ATOX1 produces the protein MPKHEFFVDMTCEGCSNAVTRVLHRLGGVQFDIDLPNKKVYIDSEHNVDTLLETLKKTGKSASYLGEKSAQ, from the exons ATGCCG AAACACGAGTTCTTCGTGGACATGACCTGCGAGGGCTGCTCCAATGCGGTCACCCGCGTCCTGCACAGGCTGGGAG GTGTCCAGTTTGATATTGACCTGCCCAACAAGAAGGTGTACATCGACTCGGAGCACAACGTTGACACCCTACTGGAAACTCTAAAGAAGACTGGAAAGAGCGCGTCCTACCTGGGGGAGAAATCCGCACAGTAA